One window of Alkaliphilus metalliredigens QYMF genomic DNA carries:
- a CDS encoding ATP-grasp domain-containing protein has translation MNPYNTVLLPIVSLSDIFGKDLILNPRASFSNYGWLPKNREKLDFLTGAPLTVAGDMPVICSDSVVSQEIISLLKRVNLEVAPFRHIYHSERSYQDTLDLFNGQKKQMVVNHPHPSSEINRGGYWIDPQLIGFLNNKANLEKLVPIGHTPRRVVIHPNEISKTVDQLKKLPVVIKVASDEPNGGGYDVVICKSKKDVSYAYNYFNTCSTVVVEEYIEIEQSYNIQFAKTIKGDIIYLGTSEQIATADGIYIGNWFERDHEPPEKLMKVGLAIMEYACSLGFIGIGGFDIVISNDNRQFVIDLNFRLNGSTAPLLLKESIFSAYNASILLFQNWDSHLKWDDFFAVCQQAVEELNFIPLAFNNPLSNSNPDTACYVSGVIFGSSKEEILEKEECLNVCMTNVM, from the coding sequence ATGAATCCATATAATACTGTTTTACTACCTATTGTTTCACTATCTGATATTTTTGGTAAGGATCTTATATTAAATCCTAGGGCTTCTTTTTCAAATTATGGATGGTTGCCTAAAAACAGAGAAAAACTAGATTTCCTCACGGGGGCACCACTTACCGTAGCTGGTGATATGCCTGTAATTTGTAGTGACTCTGTTGTTTCCCAAGAAATAATATCTTTGCTAAAGAGAGTAAATCTTGAGGTCGCACCTTTTCGACACATATACCATTCAGAGAGGAGTTATCAAGATACCCTAGATTTATTTAACGGTCAAAAAAAGCAAATGGTAGTGAATCATCCTCACCCCAGCTCTGAGATTAATCGAGGCGGATACTGGATCGATCCACAGCTTATCGGATTCTTAAATAACAAAGCCAATTTAGAAAAATTGGTGCCTATAGGACATACTCCTAGGAGAGTGGTAATACACCCTAATGAGATAAGTAAGACAGTCGATCAACTTAAAAAATTGCCTGTAGTAATCAAAGTTGCATCTGATGAGCCAAATGGTGGAGGATACGATGTTGTCATCTGTAAAAGTAAAAAGGATGTTTCTTATGCATACAATTACTTCAATACTTGTAGTACAGTAGTGGTAGAGGAGTATATTGAAATAGAACAAAGTTATAATATTCAGTTCGCAAAAACAATAAAGGGAGACATCATCTATCTTGGTACATCTGAGCAAATAGCTACGGCCGACGGTATTTATATAGGTAATTGGTTTGAAAGAGATCACGAACCACCTGAAAAATTGATGAAAGTAGGTCTTGCTATTATGGAATACGCTTGCTCTCTGGGATTTATCGGGATAGGTGGGTTTGATATTGTTATTTCTAATGATAATCGTCAATTTGTTATTGATCTTAACTTTCGTTTAAATGGATCTACAGCCCCACTACTTTTAAAGGAAAGTATTTTTAGCGCTTATAATGCTTCGATTTTATTATTCCAGAACTGGGATTCACATTTAAAATGGGATGATTTTTTTGCTGTTTGCCAGCAGGCTGTAGAAGAATTAAACTTTATACCTCTAGCGTTCAATAATCCTTTATCCAACTCTAATCCTGATACAGCTTGTTATGTTTCTGGTGTCATATTCGGGTCCTCAAAAGAAGAGATACTAGAAAAGGAGGAATGTTTAAATGTGTGCATGACAAATGTCATGTAA
- a CDS encoding YheC/YheD family endospore coat-associated protein gives MKILWVNSLAQNQIALNLSLYKKLHQPNSMNVHFGMFKTKVNTVIHDDLLEGTIGLPINLGDKYTIPTNIPYEIYYKGGDIHIGPVIGHIVTKYFENLNDKTLSSYLSRLTEYQSIKGLVFICTKDSIYPDQNLIKGYYYNPEGRKTGSTWQLGEFPLPNAIINRSFISQKKIKILQEKIGDRIFNTYWQNLNKWNIWKRLSKDKKLIKHLPYTEKYVDIKQLKMFLKKYNGAYFKPFSKCRGRGILNVSKIANEKKILVIDERKNRYYFEDYKNLDDFLNTKLSKPSIIQQAVPFRVEKKMVDFRVILQRDKDKEWSFKGSFAKISQPGSVITNRRSREKLIDGREALISIYNMSEEQAVKVEKKMIILTIRAIDIYEKKGMHIGDVAADIILDSSLHLWLLELQLNHGISKNLPPEVYTEIKVTPLRYAKALSGFIQLSR, from the coding sequence ATGAAAATTTTATGGGTAAATTCACTAGCACAAAATCAAATAGCATTAAATTTATCCCTCTATAAGAAATTACATCAGCCTAATAGTATGAATGTCCATTTTGGAATGTTCAAAACAAAAGTAAATACTGTCATCCATGATGATCTTTTAGAAGGAACCATAGGTCTACCAATAAATTTGGGAGATAAATATACAATTCCTACAAACATCCCCTATGAAATTTATTATAAAGGGGGAGACATTCATATTGGACCTGTTATCGGTCATATTGTTACTAAGTATTTTGAGAACTTAAACGATAAAACTTTATCATCTTATTTATCTAGATTGACAGAGTACCAATCAATAAAAGGCTTAGTTTTTATTTGTACTAAAGATTCTATCTATCCAGACCAAAATTTAATAAAGGGTTATTACTACAATCCTGAAGGGAGAAAAACAGGCAGTACTTGGCAGTTGGGTGAATTCCCACTTCCAAATGCCATCATTAATCGCTCATTTATCAGCCAGAAAAAAATCAAAATATTACAAGAAAAAATCGGCGACAGGATTTTTAATACCTATTGGCAAAATTTGAATAAATGGAATATCTGGAAAAGGCTATCTAAGGACAAAAAACTCATCAAACATTTACCTTATACAGAGAAATATGTGGACATTAAACAGCTTAAAATGTTTTTAAAGAAATATAACGGTGCCTATTTCAAACCATTTTCCAAATGCAGAGGAAGAGGCATTCTGAATGTATCTAAGATAGCAAATGAGAAAAAAATCTTAGTAATTGATGAAAGAAAAAACAGATATTACTTTGAAGATTATAAAAACTTAGATGATTTTCTAAATACGAAGTTATCAAAACCATCAATTATACAACAAGCAGTACCATTTCGTGTAGAAAAAAAGATGGTTGATTTTAGGGTTATTCTACAAAGAGATAAGGATAAAGAATGGTCCTTCAAAGGCTCATTTGCTAAGATTTCTCAGCCAGGTAGTGTGATCACAAACCGTCGAAGTAGAGAAAAACTGATAGATGGAAGAGAGGCACTCATTTCTATTTATAATATGAGTGAAGAACAAGCAGTTAAAGTAGAAAAAAAAATGATTATTTTAACAATAAGAGCTATTGATATTTATGAAAAAAAAGGAATGCATATTGGAGATGTGGCAGCAGATATTATTTTAGACTCTAGTCTACATTTATGGTTATTAGAGCTCCAATTAAATCATGGAATATCTAAAAACCTTCCACCTGAAGTCTATACAGAGATCAAAGTCACGCCACTTAGATACGCTAAAGCCTTATCGGGCTTTATTCAATTGTCACGATGA
- a CDS encoding YheC/YheD family endospore coat-associated protein: MEVSWLNSLESNNIAINSNLYEELLQPQKIVVHYGMLEVSLAVLINNELSEGTIGLPMNFTDQYTIPKDIPYETYFKEGALYIGPIILHVSLGSKQFKRKSYAFNLPMFLDYASIKGLIVTCTEKSIDVDSGIVEGYYLDPKAKNLKNAWKYGKFPLPNAIFNHSFMSQKKVTAIQNKIGNRIFNTYLLNLDKWNTWKFLSQNDMLKKYIPYTEKYTSTKQLKSLLNRYGSLYLKPCNDGGGMGIMKLDKTKTGITLIDNNRKKHSFSNYQELSQFLKTRIASIAQQSAHFKTNSPLLSQFLGNKLTTSYIVQQSVHFKKNDHHVDFRLVLQKNSNLEWHFTGLVARIAHKGSIITNKRGRQKMISGRTALTSIYGVSEERTQKIETEMTNVVIKTVEMYEKLGYHLGDVVADIALDSNFNIWLLELQLYYSINGWRTKGLRNFFVNVATTPFKYAKALAGFIESQ; encoded by the coding sequence ATGGAAGTATCGTGGTTGAATTCACTAGAATCAAATAATATAGCTATTAATAGTAATTTATATGAAGAATTATTGCAACCTCAAAAGATTGTCGTTCATTATGGGATGCTAGAAGTTAGTTTAGCTGTTCTGATCAATAATGAGCTCTCAGAAGGAACAATAGGTTTACCAATGAACTTTACAGATCAATATACCATTCCGAAAGATATACCCTATGAAACCTACTTCAAAGAGGGTGCACTTTATATTGGCCCTATAATTCTTCATGTATCATTGGGCTCTAAGCAATTTAAAAGAAAATCTTACGCTTTTAACTTGCCTATGTTTTTAGACTATGCATCTATCAAAGGATTAATTGTTACCTGTACTGAAAAGTCTATAGATGTAGACTCTGGTATAGTTGAAGGTTACTATTTAGATCCAAAGGCTAAGAATCTTAAAAATGCATGGAAATATGGCAAATTTCCACTTCCAAATGCGATATTTAATCATTCATTTATGTCTCAAAAGAAAGTTACTGCTATACAAAATAAAATAGGAAATAGAATTTTTAATACTTATTTACTAAATCTTGATAAATGGAATACATGGAAATTCTTATCCCAAAATGATATGTTAAAAAAATATATACCCTATACCGAAAAATATACTAGCACAAAACAACTGAAATCTCTTCTTAATAGATATGGCTCTCTTTACCTCAAACCTTGTAACGATGGTGGCGGTATGGGGATCATGAAGCTGGATAAAACAAAGACTGGTATCACTTTGATTGATAATAACCGTAAAAAACATTCCTTTAGCAATTATCAAGAGTTGTCTCAATTTTTAAAAACTAGAATCGCTTCTATAGCTCAACAATCAGCCCATTTTAAGACAAATAGTCCTCTCTTGTCTCAATTTTTGGGAAATAAATTAACAACATCTTATATTGTTCAACAATCAGTTCATTTCAAAAAAAATGATCATCATGTGGATTTCAGATTGGTTTTGCAAAAAAATAGTAATTTGGAATGGCATTTCACAGGTTTAGTTGCACGAATTGCTCATAAGGGAAGTATTATTACGAATAAACGTGGTAGACAAAAGATGATTTCTGGAAGAACAGCATTAACATCTATTTATGGCGTTAGTGAAGAAAGAACTCAAAAGATTGAAACAGAAATGACTAATGTCGTTATTAAAACAGTTGAAATGTATGAAAAACTTGGCTACCATTTAGGAGATGTGGTTGCAGACATAGCCTTAGATTCAAATTTTAATATTTGGCTATTAGAATTGCAATTATATTATAGTATCAATGGATGGCGTACAAAAGGATTACGTAATTTCTTTGTAAATGTTGCAACAACACCATTTAAATATGCTAAAGCATTAGCTGGGTTTATTGAAAGTCAATGA